A stretch of DNA from Rhizobium sullae:
ATGGCCGGTAAACCGGCACGAAGCCGCCAAGAGGGAAAGATGGCGATAGCACAACGGGTAGAATCGGTGGTTGCTTCCAAGGAAGATGCTGGCAGCAAGATCACGCGCCATGCGGGCCTCCTGTCTCAACAATTGCAGCAACTTCGAATGCGCATGTATCCGCCGAAGTCGGAAAAGACGTTGCGGCAGTTCCTTACTAACGAAGTATCCAAGTTGACGTCGATACCAGATTCGACCTTGAAACTGATGTCCAGCGAAGGGCGCGGTCCGAGCCCGAGCAGGCTCGAAAACAATCATCGCGTCTATACGCTTCCACAGATCAATGAGTTGCGTGAACTCTTTGCAAAACAGAAGCCAGCTGATTCACTGCGCTTCCTTCCCCGCCGGCGGGAGGGAGAGCATCTGCAGGTCATAGCAATCGCGAACTTCAAGGGTGGGAGCGCCAAGACGACCACCTGTGTTCATCTTGCGCATTATCTTGCTCTTCATGGCTATCGGGTTCTCGCCCTTGACCTTGATCCGCAAGCTTCCCTTTCGGCCTTGTTTGGCGCTCAGCCTGAAGTCGATGTGGGAGCGAACGAGACGATCTACGCAGCCCTGAGGTACGACGAAAGCGCTCGGCGCCCAATACGCGACATTATCAGGAAGACCTACTTCGACGGTGTCGATCTCATCCCCGGCAATCTTGAGGTCATGGAGTATGAGCACGAGACACCTCGTGTTCTGGCGAACAAATCGAGTTCTGGGGCAATCTTCTTCGAGCGGCTCAAACTCGCTCTCGCTGAAGTCGAGGCGGACTACGATGTTGTCATCCTGGATACGCCCCCGTCGCTTGGGTTCCTGACCCTGAGTGCGATCTACGCTGCGACGAGCATGATTATCACGGTCCATCCAGCGATGCTGGACGTGGCCTCAATGAGCCAGTTTCTTCTCATGATGGGAGACCTGATCAGTGTTCTCAACGAAAGCGGAGCTCAGCTCGATCAGGACTTCATTCGTTATCTGATTACGCGACATGATCCGAATGACGCACCCCAGTCGCAGGTGGTTGCCATGATGCGCCACCTCTTCGGAACAGACGTGTTGCTTCCGACGGCAATCGAGAGCACCGCGGTCGAAGCCGCCGGGCTGGCCAAGCGATCGATCTATGAACTCGAAATGGGACAGATCGGACGTGATACCCACAAGCGAGCACGAGAGGCAGTCGACGCCGTGAACGAGGCCATTGTTCGCCTGATCAACACGAGCTGGGGGCGTGAATGAGCAAATCCCCCCGCAAATCTATTGTCGCAAGCTTCGGACTGCTTTCCGCGGAGCTGGAAAGTGATCAGGCCGCGGATCAGCAGCAGCCGTCAGTGTCCCCTGCGCCTTCTGCTGGCAATCGCGTCGGAGCTGGCGTGATCGGAGCGGCCCATCGAGCCATCGATGACATCCGGACGGAGCGAGATCGTTTGAAGGCTCTCCTTGAGGCGGGAGGCGGTTCGGTTCGAGATGTGGACCCATTGCTTATTGACCCCTCCCCCTACCCGGACAGGCTGCCTGACGACGACGCAGGCGACTTCGAGGCGTTCAAACGTTCGATCGAGACGGATGGACAGAAGGTGCCCATTCAGATCCGGAAACATCCGTTATCACCTGGCCGCTACCAGGTGGTCTATGGCCATCGGCGCTGGCTTGCTGCCATGCAACTTGGCCTGCCCGTCCGCGCGATCGAGGTCGAGATTTCCGATGTCGATCTTGTTGTCGCGCAGGGTATCGAAAATGCCAGCCGTCAGGACCTGACATGGATCGAGCGCGCCTTGTTTGCTTTCCGCATGGATGAAGCCGGAATCAAACCGCGGGATATCTACGCAGCGCTTTCTATCGAGGACGCGGAACTGGCTCGGATGCGAAGCGTTTATCGATCCGTCCCTGCTGATGTCATTGAAGCCATCGGACGGGCGCCAAAGATTGGGCGTCCACGCTGGCTTGATTTGGCCAAGACGGTTGCGGGCGACTCAGGAATGCTTGATGCCCTACGGGCGGCGCTGGTTAAGAAGGGGGATGCGGCTGAGACCTCCGATCAAAGATTTCAGCGTGTGTTGAACGCCATCAAGCCAGAATCGACCGGTCGCCGGGAGCCAAGCCCGATTACTGACAAGGGCGGGACTAAGCTCGGCGCCTTGCTGATGTCCTCGAAAGAGGTTCGAATTTCGGCCGAGGGTTCACTCGGGATCGAGTTTTTGAAGTTTGTTGAGGCGGAGATCCCAGCGCTTACGGAGCGCTTTGCCCGCCTAAGACACGAAAAACTCTGACAGCTGTCAGAGTTTTAGAGGCCAAGAAAGGAAACGCTGCAAAAGAAAAAGGCCCCCTAAACGTTGCCGTCGTGGAAGCCTCTCTCTCTGTGTGACAACTAGAGAATCGCATTTCCCCGAATCCCAGTCAAGAGTCTTTGGCACCGTAATTTGGTGAGCAGGTTTCTTTTGCCTCTTTGAAGGTGAAGAAAATGCAGATTGGAAGTGTGACGACGCCGTTCGGGCGGCGGCCGATGACGCTTGCCTTGGTGAGGCGGCAAATTGAGACGAGCGAGATCAAGCCAGGCAAGTCGGCCGACAAATGGAAGGTCTTTAGGGACGCCTCCGAAGCGAGGGAGTTGCTTGGATTGCAGGACCGCAGCCTAGCCGTCCTCGACGCACTCTTGAGCTTTTATCCAGACAACGAATTGCGCCAAGATGCGCAACTCATTGTTTTCCCATCCAACGCGCAATTGACACTTCGGGCGCACGGTATCGCCGGCGCTACGCTTAGGAGACATCTGGCTCTTCTCGTTGAGGCCGGACTTATCGTTCGTAAAGACAGCGCGAATGGGAAGCGCTACGCTCGGAAGGACAAGGCGGGTGCGATCGATAATGCATTCGGCTTTGATCTGTCACCGTTACTCATGAGAGCCGAGCAGCTCGCCATGATGGCGCAACAGGTCGTTGCCGATCGTTTAGCGCTCCGGCGGGCGAAGGAAAATTTGACAATTTGCCGCCGCGACGTCCGAAAGCTCATTTCGGCCGCGATCGAGGAAGGCGCCTCAGGGGACTGGGAGAACATCGAAGCGATCTACGTCGGCCTCGTGGGCAAGATTCCGCGCTCTCCGACGCTCAGCGATGTGAATTCAATCCTGGACGAGATGGAACTCCTGCAGGGGGAGATCATCAACGTTCTGGAAATGCAGCAAAAAGACGAAAATACTAGCACCAATGATGCTCACAATGAGCGTCACATACAGAATTCAAAAACCGAATCCACCTATGAACTTGAACCTAGCTCTGAAGATGAGCGGGGCGCGAAGTCGGTGGATGATGATCGGCCGAAGCGGGAGCCGGTCCGTAATTTTCCGCTTGGCATGGTGCTGCGAGCCTGCGCAGGCATCTCGATGTATGGGCCGAGCGGGGCCATCGGCAGTTGGCGCGACATGATGGCCGCCGCGATCGTCGTGCGGTCGATGCTGGGCGTCAGCCCGTCGGCCTATCAGGAGGCCTGCGAGGTGATGGGGCCGGAAAATGCTGCGACAGCGATCGCCTGCATCCTTGAGCGGAGTGGACATATCAATTCGCCGGGAGGCTATTTGCGAGACCTCACGCGCAAGGCGGAGCGGGGCGAATTTTCACTCGGACCGATGCTGATGGCACTCCTCAGTACTGCCGGCGACAGCGGACGCAGGGCAGGGTGAAAACGATGGTGGGAGATCGCCAGCAGGGTAAAAACCCTGACAGCTGTCAGGGTTTTAGTCGGCGGAACGGGTTGCCGTGATAATTCCCGATGCTGGCGCTGTTGAGCACTATGGGCGCCAGCGGTTTGTCGTTTGCAGTTTAGAATTGCGGGATTCTGACCAGACATTGGTACCTAATTGAGATTCGCTGAGGTGATCGACCGTGGCTAACATCTTGTAATGTGGCTCATAACCTTGCTTCGGAGCAGGGGCGGAGCGAATCGTACGACGAGTCGAAAGCCAGAGGGCGGCGTCGCTTCGTCGCGTACTGCTCCTAAACAAAAGCTTGATCGCGCCGCACGTCGTCGGCTGACTACACGAGTCGGCAAATGGGAGTTTGTGATGGACGAAGAACTGAGAAGTTATTGCCTGACATTGTTCGAGGCCTGTCTTGCACAAATTAAAAGTGGGAAGCCGGGACCGAGTATTCTGACTTCTCCCGAATTTGAGGCAACACTCGGTCTCCTCTGCCGAAAGCTGAAAGCGGTCGGTTTGGCCGCAAGTTTTTTGGGATGTTGGACCTTGAGCCCGCCGATGTTGCGTCTGTCCGTCGCGAACTTATTTCCTTATGCCCCAACCCGATCCGGGGCGGACGGCGCCAACTGTGAAGGTGGGTGAGTCTCAGTTTTCAGTTATTGAGGACGATTGCATCGCTGTCTCCGATACCTGGCAGCAGACCAATAGGCGTTCACCAATCTTCACGCGAAGGCTCGACCGCTAGGATCCAAGGCTGCTGTAGTCAGCGGGCGATAGCGTACAGCATTGAAATCTCGAGACGCCGATTTTGTACGTGCCAGTCAGGATGAGTGTCTACCAAGAATTATCAGTTCGCCATTAGAAGTGGTTCGATAGCTAAGGACGTTTCTGATGACAAAATATCAAGCCATTTCCACTGTTGAAACGCTTCTGAAGGAAACGATTTCATCTTTCCAGTCCGCTTTCAACATGTCCGAGCCGAGTTACGTCCACAATCTCAAGACAGGTAACAATCCTCGCAAATTCCGACCCGAGCATGACGAACTCGATCAGATTGTCACGTTCTTGATCTGTGAACGTTTCGATTTTGAAATAGATGAAGATCACCTTGGAAAAATTGCGAACTGCTACAATACCGAGGCGCCGCGTAGGCCAGCCAACCTTCGGCACAACCTAGTTTTGAGCCTGAAGAACGGACTGCTCACGTACAGCTTGCCAGGTGATAAATCTCCTACTGCGCCAAGGCGACCGGTGGCTTACCCGTTTCCAATCCGGGACCAACTGAGCTCGATGGGAGATGGCGTGCGGCGTTTGGAGAACTGCTTTGTCAGTCCAGGGACGACTTCGCCCGAACATATAGCGCTCTTCGCCGCGCTATTGCATACCGCCGTCAGCGCAACATCCAGCTTTTTTCCAGATATGGCGAAGTACGTTCAGCCTGAGAGCGACTCCCTCATCGCTCAGTTCGCAGCGGCCTTATAGGGCCACACCGGTCAAT
This window harbors:
- the repC gene encoding plasmid replication protein RepC; the protein is MQIGSVTTPFGRRPMTLALVRRQIETSEIKPGKSADKWKVFRDASEARELLGLQDRSLAVLDALLSFYPDNELRQDAQLIVFPSNAQLTLRAHGIAGATLRRHLALLVEAGLIVRKDSANGKRYARKDKAGAIDNAFGFDLSPLLMRAEQLAMMAQQVVADRLALRRAKENLTICRRDVRKLISAAIEEGASGDWENIEAIYVGLVGKIPRSPTLSDVNSILDEMELLQGEIINVLEMQQKDENTSTNDAHNERHIQNSKTESTYELEPSSEDERGAKSVDDDRPKREPVRNFPLGMVLRACAGISMYGPSGAIGSWRDMMAAAIVVRSMLGVSPSAYQEACEVMGPENAATAIACILERSGHINSPGGYLRDLTRKAERGEFSLGPMLMALLSTAGDSGRRAG
- the repA gene encoding plasmid partitioning protein RepA, producing MAIAQRVESVVASKEDAGSKITRHAGLLSQQLQQLRMRMYPPKSEKTLRQFLTNEVSKLTSIPDSTLKLMSSEGRGPSPSRLENNHRVYTLPQINELRELFAKQKPADSLRFLPRRREGEHLQVIAIANFKGGSAKTTTCVHLAHYLALHGYRVLALDLDPQASLSALFGAQPEVDVGANETIYAALRYDESARRPIRDIIRKTYFDGVDLIPGNLEVMEYEHETPRVLANKSSSGAIFFERLKLALAEVEADYDVVILDTPPSLGFLTLSAIYAATSMIITVHPAMLDVASMSQFLLMMGDLISVLNESGAQLDQDFIRYLITRHDPNDAPQSQVVAMMRHLFGTDVLLPTAIESTAVEAAGLAKRSIYELEMGQIGRDTHKRAREAVDAVNEAIVRLINTSWGRE
- the repB gene encoding plasmid partitioning protein RepB, whose product is MSKSPRKSIVASFGLLSAELESDQAADQQQPSVSPAPSAGNRVGAGVIGAAHRAIDDIRTERDRLKALLEAGGGSVRDVDPLLIDPSPYPDRLPDDDAGDFEAFKRSIETDGQKVPIQIRKHPLSPGRYQVVYGHRRWLAAMQLGLPVRAIEVEISDVDLVVAQGIENASRQDLTWIERALFAFRMDEAGIKPRDIYAALSIEDAELARMRSVYRSVPADVIEAIGRAPKIGRPRWLDLAKTVAGDSGMLDALRAALVKKGDAAETSDQRFQRVLNAIKPESTGRREPSPITDKGGTKLGALLMSSKEVRISAEGSLGIEFLKFVEAEIPALTERFARLRHEKL